A portion of the Vibrio coralliirubri genome contains these proteins:
- the nikA gene encoding nickel ABC transporter substrate-binding protein — protein MPFKKLIATVAVAASAVIPVQNAFAEESTLTFANYRDIRDLTPHLYGGEIFAQNLIFEGLVHLGENGVLEPWLAKSWSTSEDGKTYTFKLRDDVTFSDGKPFDANVVKANFDALLDNANRHTWLESIRLMVEIEKTGKESVRVVDSHTIEVEFAESYYPFLVELGVTRPFRFLSPECFKDGTTKNGASCYVGTGSYVLTENVVDQRATFERNENYWGEQPQADKIVAKVIPDNQSRLLSLRSGEIDMVYGLQLVSAQSYKQFEKDPRFGTELSEPVSTRMLILNSTSENLSDTRVRQALSHLTNKSIIAERIMLGLEKPADTLLAKNVPYANIELTPYQYDVAQAEKLLDEAGWKKDGKTRKLDGKPFEITLSYDSDKVVERTIAQYLQSEWSKVGLKMNIVGEEEQAHRDRLKQGEFDLSFNISWGTPYDPQSFLGGMRKPVYGDYAAQQGMPQKAEIDNHILEALEAIDETKRQEHYTYVLKTLHEQAIYIPISYEQNRAVFNKRVEGVGFNPSQFEIPLQRMSVK, from the coding sequence ATGCCGTTTAAAAAACTTATCGCTACTGTAGCCGTTGCTGCTTCTGCTGTTATACCTGTTCAAAATGCGTTTGCTGAAGAGAGTACTCTTACTTTTGCAAACTATCGTGATATCCGAGATCTAACCCCACACCTTTATGGCGGAGAGATCTTTGCACAAAACCTTATCTTTGAAGGGCTAGTACATCTTGGTGAAAACGGTGTTCTTGAACCTTGGTTGGCGAAAAGCTGGAGCACTTCAGAGGATGGTAAAACCTATACATTTAAATTACGTGATGATGTCACGTTTTCTGATGGTAAGCCGTTTGACGCGAATGTTGTGAAAGCGAACTTCGATGCGCTGTTGGATAACGCTAATCGCCATACATGGCTTGAATCTATCCGCCTGATGGTGGAAATTGAGAAGACAGGCAAAGAGAGTGTCAGAGTGGTAGATAGCCACACAATTGAGGTTGAGTTTGCTGAATCATACTATCCATTCCTTGTTGAGCTTGGCGTAACTCGTCCGTTTCGTTTCCTTTCTCCAGAATGTTTTAAAGACGGAACCACCAAGAATGGCGCTAGCTGTTATGTAGGCACAGGTAGCTATGTGTTGACAGAAAACGTGGTTGACCAACGTGCAACGTTCGAGCGAAACGAAAACTACTGGGGTGAGCAACCACAAGCCGATAAGATCGTGGCAAAGGTAATTCCAGACAATCAATCGCGCTTACTTTCACTACGCAGTGGCGAAATCGATATGGTTTACGGCCTACAACTTGTGAGCGCGCAGTCATACAAACAGTTTGAGAAAGATCCGCGTTTTGGCACAGAGCTTTCTGAACCAGTATCGACACGTATGTTGATCTTGAACTCGACTAGCGAAAACCTAAGTGATACTCGAGTTCGTCAAGCACTAAGCCACCTTACCAACAAATCAATCATCGCAGAACGCATCATGTTGGGCTTAGAAAAGCCGGCTGACACTTTGCTTGCGAAGAATGTTCCTTACGCCAATATCGAACTGACACCATACCAATATGACGTTGCTCAAGCTGAAAAACTGTTGGATGAAGCCGGTTGGAAGAAAGACGGTAAGACTCGTAAGTTGGACGGCAAACCATTTGAAATCACGCTTTCTTATGACAGTGACAAAGTTGTAGAGCGTACCATTGCACAGTACTTACAAAGTGAATGGTCGAAGGTTGGACTGAAAATGAACATCGTTGGTGAAGAAGAGCAAGCACACCGCGATCGCCTGAAACAAGGTGAGTTTGACCTGTCGTTCAATATTTCTTGGGGTACACCTTACGATCCTCAATCGTTCCTTGGTGGTATGCGTAAACCGGTATATGGCGATTACGCTGCGCAACAAGGCATGCCACAGAAAGCTGAGATCGATAACCACATCTTAGAAGCGCTGGAAGCAATTGATGAGACTAAACGTCAAGAGCATTACACGTATGTACTGAAAACACTGCACGAGCAAGCAATCTACATTCCGATCAGCTACGAGCAAAACCGTGCGGTATTCAACAAGCGTGTAGAAGGTGTTGGTTTTAACCCGTCTCAATTTGAAATCCCACTTCAACGTATGTCAGTAAAGTAA
- a CDS encoding DUF2607 family protein: MLPISLNISSIVHQLEMGEEVHAQHHCAVYDAVQSAIHSGYFPITTKTQAPIYNKLTCLSGSLSVYELPRTRSPPYV, from the coding sequence ATGCTTCCAATAAGCTTGAACATCTCGTCGATCGTGCACCAATTAGAAATGGGAGAAGAGGTACACGCTCAGCATCATTGCGCTGTTTATGACGCGGTACAAAGTGCGATTCACAGTGGTTATTTTCCTATCACTACCAAAACCCAAGCGCCTATATATAACAAGCTTACGTGCTTATCGGGTTCACTCTCTGTATATGAACTGCCTCGTACACGTTCGCCTCCATACGTTTAG
- the btuD gene encoding vitamin B12 ABC transporter ATP-binding protein BtuD: MIQIKSLSVGARLLPLSFELKQGQVTHVIGPNGSGKSTLLEAISGIGDGYKGDIKIDGQDLSELSLQDLSLHRAYLCQSARPAFNLEVFQYLALSLPSSSHGLDTEINAALEEISQMLDIVDKLHRSIQTLSGGEWQRVRLAGMCLQIWPTLNPYAKLLILDEPAAPLDIAQEALLYKLIERVAEKGIAVIMANHDLNRTLRHADQVLLLDKGVLQASGTAAQVLTPKQLESVFNTQVKSISVDGQTYLVFE, translated from the coding sequence ATGATTCAAATTAAGAGCCTGAGCGTCGGCGCTCGTTTATTACCGCTATCATTTGAGCTCAAGCAAGGGCAGGTGACTCACGTTATCGGCCCTAATGGCAGCGGTAAAAGTACCTTACTCGAAGCGATATCTGGCATTGGTGATGGTTACAAAGGCGATATAAAGATCGACGGGCAGGATTTGTCGGAGCTGTCTTTACAAGATTTATCATTGCATCGTGCTTACTTGTGCCAAAGCGCAAGGCCAGCCTTCAACTTAGAAGTGTTCCAATATCTTGCGTTGTCACTGCCAAGCTCCTCACACGGCCTTGATACTGAAATCAACGCAGCTTTGGAAGAAATCAGCCAGATGCTAGACATTGTAGACAAACTTCATCGTTCCATTCAGACACTGTCTGGTGGTGAATGGCAACGCGTTCGCTTGGCGGGCATGTGTCTGCAAATCTGGCCGACACTTAATCCTTACGCAAAGCTGCTGATCCTCGACGAACCCGCAGCTCCACTGGATATTGCTCAAGAAGCCTTGTTATACAAGCTCATCGAACGAGTGGCAGAGAAGGGCATCGCCGTGATCATGGCTAACCATGATTTGAACAGAACACTAAGACACGCAGACCAAGTGTTGTTGCTCGACAAAGGTGTACTCCAAGCATCTGGCACAGCTGCTCAAGTGCTTACCCCTAAGCAACTTGAGTCTGTGTTTAACACACAAGTGAAAAGCATTTCTGTAGATGGTCAAACCTATCTAGTCTTCGAGTAA
- the btuC gene encoding vitamin B12 ABC transporter permease BtuC, with the protein MDFQQLLHQKQRKWTRAIYLMAALLVALSAIYLMVGDLFISPLGTLSTLEQKLLIDLRLPRLLAAIAIGAGLAVSGASLQVLLGNVLAEPGVLGISGGASLAMVIVLFFLPFAPTPELFMIAAVLGSLCFTVILVSMVKTMRLTTAKLLLVGVALGILSGAMVTWAFYFSDDLSLRLLMYWLMGSLGGVTWYQHSLTLVMIPVIIWLCLQGSKLDKLMIGETHAAQLGVNVPRLRWRLIFAVSILVGCAVALGGVISFVGLVVPHLLRLAIGTDNKYLLPLSAVAGAALLVFADICARTLLDSAELPLGVMTTSIGAPIFIWMLIKNHDSN; encoded by the coding sequence ATGGATTTCCAACAACTTCTTCACCAAAAACAGCGTAAATGGACCCGAGCCATTTATCTGATGGCAGCACTGCTTGTCGCGCTGAGTGCGATTTACCTAATGGTTGGCGATCTTTTCATTTCCCCTCTGGGCACATTGTCCACGTTAGAACAAAAACTACTGATTGATTTACGCTTACCTCGATTATTAGCAGCGATTGCTATCGGGGCTGGGTTAGCCGTATCTGGCGCAAGCTTACAAGTCTTACTCGGTAACGTATTAGCTGAACCCGGCGTGCTTGGTATTTCCGGTGGCGCAAGTTTGGCCATGGTGATCGTGCTGTTCTTCTTGCCGTTTGCTCCAACTCCAGAACTGTTCATGATTGCCGCCGTTTTAGGGTCACTCTGTTTCACCGTGATTCTGGTGAGCATGGTCAAAACGATGCGACTCACCACGGCTAAATTACTGCTGGTGGGTGTCGCGTTAGGTATTCTTTCTGGCGCGATGGTGACATGGGCGTTCTATTTTAGTGATGACTTAAGCCTACGCTTGTTGATGTATTGGCTGATGGGCAGCTTAGGTGGCGTAACTTGGTATCAACACTCGCTTACGTTAGTGATGATCCCCGTGATTATTTGGCTGTGTCTACAAGGTAGCAAGCTAGACAAACTAATGATTGGCGAAACGCATGCCGCGCAACTGGGTGTGAACGTTCCGAGATTACGTTGGCGTCTAATTTTCGCTGTGTCTATTTTAGTCGGCTGCGCGGTAGCTTTAGGTGGCGTGATCAGCTTTGTTGGCTTGGTTGTGCCACACTTATTGCGTTTAGCGATTGGTACTGATAACAAATACCTTCTTCCTTTGTCTGCTGTTGCTGGCGCTGCGTTGTTGGTGTTTGCTGATATTTGCGCGCGTACATTACTCGATTCTGCAGAATTACCTTTGGGTGTGATGACCACCAGTATCGGTGCGCCTATCTTCATTTGGATGTTAATTAAAAATCATGATTCAAATTAA
- a CDS encoding succinylglutamate desuccinylase: MTKTLFRQSFLFDSLDLEQEVVAGQTVLSNGVQIKLHQRGVLEVIPAEYNSETKNIIFSTGVHGDETSPMELIDKLIEDIETGFQVVTARCLFIIAHPEATNAHTRFLDVNMNRLFDEKQHESNREVDIAKNLKYLVTEFYKETVPATRWHLDLHCAIRLSKHYSFAVSPKVRHEVRNKELFDFINSAHVEAVLLSNAPTSTFSWYSAENFEAQALTMELGQVARIGENQLDKLTAFDLAMRNLIAEIEPEHLPKKTITYRVSRTIVRLHDDFDFMFSDDVENFTAFKHGEVFGHDGDKPLMAKNENEAVVFPNRNVAIGQRAALMVCEVETRFDHGQLVYD; encoded by the coding sequence ATGACGAAGACCCTCTTTCGCCAATCATTTCTTTTTGACAGCCTAGATCTTGAGCAAGAAGTGGTTGCAGGACAGACCGTACTGAGTAACGGTGTTCAAATTAAGCTTCATCAACGCGGTGTATTGGAAGTGATTCCCGCAGAGTACAATTCTGAAACCAAGAACATCATCTTTTCAACAGGTGTTCATGGCGACGAAACTTCACCAATGGAGCTGATTGATAAGCTCATTGAGGATATTGAAACAGGCTTCCAAGTCGTGACAGCAAGATGTTTATTCATCATTGCTCACCCGGAAGCAACCAACGCGCATACTCGTTTTCTTGATGTGAATATGAACCGTCTGTTTGATGAAAAACAGCACGAAAGTAATCGAGAAGTGGATATAGCAAAGAACCTTAAGTACTTGGTTACTGAGTTTTACAAGGAAACGGTACCTGCCACTCGTTGGCACTTAGATCTGCACTGTGCGATCCGTTTGTCTAAGCATTACTCGTTCGCTGTGAGCCCTAAGGTTCGCCACGAAGTACGCAACAAGGAGCTTTTCGATTTCATCAACAGTGCTCACGTTGAAGCTGTGTTGCTGTCGAATGCACCAACCAGCACCTTCAGTTGGTACAGCGCTGAAAACTTTGAAGCGCAAGCACTGACAATGGAGCTAGGGCAGGTTGCAAGAATTGGTGAGAACCAACTTGATAAGCTAACGGCTTTCGATTTGGCTATGCGCAATCTGATTGCTGAAATAGAACCAGAGCATTTGCCGAAGAAAACCATTACATATCGCGTAAGCCGAACCATTGTTCGTTTGCACGATGACTTTGATTTCATGTTCTCTGATGACGTAGAGAACTTTACGGCGTTCAAGCACGGTGAAGTGTTTGGTCATGATGGTGATAAGCCATTGATGGCGAAGAATGAAAACGAAGCGGTGGTATTCCCAAATCGTAACGTGGCTATCGGTCAACGAGCGGCCTTAATGGTGTGCGAAGTTGAAACACGATTCGACCATGGTCAGCTTGTGTACGATTAA
- a CDS encoding M3 family oligoendopeptidase encodes MTTPSWDLSIAYSDLNDAKIEQDIELIQQCIELLNLHVEKRHIILAMQNAIQTSEAAGTLLSTINTFANCHASVDATHTEAKALLGRVAKLNSEMSQAFSPYEDTLIHAEPEFIDAVLEHDSADVAGQRFAIESSRKLSSSRLSVAEEQLLAAMKVDGRDGWGRLYDNLTGSLKLSLKLDGEEEALGFSQAASLLYGSEFDKQEPAWRAVQGAMKTHQESFASILNALAGWRLTENKKRSKISDVHFLDPSLHGSRIVPATLDTMMSVAKANRTVGQKAGLLMARVHGLDEMKPWNHLAAMPPLGDAESKVYSFDEAIEVIKTAFAEVNPEMADFVALMVENGWIDAAPAANKRLGAYCTKFAATRTPLVFMTWSGSRSDLMTLAHELGHAFHNWVMKDMPLCQTRYPMTLAETASIFAENIVRDHLLKQAQTRNEKLEMLWEELSSSLALMVNIPVRFEFEKAFYEQRGKGELTAQQLCDLMETTWKEWYGDAMTEADPYFWASKLHFSISQVSFYNYPYLFGYLFSKGVYAQRDAKGEQFYGDYVSLLRDTGSMMAEEVVQKHLGMDLTQADFWQQSIDMVKVQIDEFERLLDQED; translated from the coding sequence ATGACAACACCAAGTTGGGATCTAAGCATTGCTTATAGCGATCTTAATGATGCAAAAATCGAACAGGACATTGAACTCATTCAGCAGTGCATTGAGCTGTTGAACCTACACGTTGAAAAGCGTCACATCATTCTAGCGATGCAAAACGCGATTCAGACTTCAGAAGCGGCAGGCACGCTACTAAGCACGATCAACACCTTCGCGAATTGCCATGCTTCGGTCGACGCGACACACACAGAAGCCAAAGCACTGCTTGGTCGTGTCGCAAAGCTGAACTCTGAAATGTCTCAAGCGTTTAGCCCTTACGAAGACACGTTAATTCACGCAGAACCAGAATTTATTGATGCGGTATTAGAACATGATAGTGCGGACGTAGCAGGGCAGCGCTTTGCGATTGAAAGCTCACGTAAGTTATCAAGCAGCCGACTCAGTGTTGCTGAAGAGCAGTTATTGGCAGCGATGAAGGTTGATGGCCGTGATGGGTGGGGCCGTTTATACGATAACTTAACCGGATCTTTAAAACTGTCGCTAAAGCTGGACGGTGAAGAGGAAGCTCTAGGTTTTTCACAAGCCGCGAGTCTGTTGTACGGCAGCGAATTCGACAAACAAGAACCGGCATGGCGCGCGGTTCAAGGCGCAATGAAAACGCATCAAGAGTCTTTTGCTTCGATTCTAAATGCCTTGGCGGGTTGGCGACTGACTGAAAACAAAAAGCGCTCGAAGATTAGCGATGTGCATTTCCTAGATCCAAGTCTACACGGCAGCCGCATTGTGCCAGCAACGCTAGACACCATGATGTCAGTAGCGAAAGCGAATCGAACTGTTGGTCAGAAAGCGGGTTTGTTGATGGCTAGAGTTCACGGGCTCGATGAAATGAAGCCTTGGAATCATTTAGCAGCAATGCCACCACTTGGTGATGCTGAATCTAAGGTTTACTCATTTGATGAAGCGATCGAAGTGATCAAAACTGCGTTCGCTGAAGTAAATCCAGAGATGGCTGATTTTGTCGCATTAATGGTTGAGAATGGCTGGATTGATGCCGCACCAGCTGCCAACAAACGTTTAGGCGCGTACTGCACCAAGTTTGCTGCGACACGCACACCGCTTGTGTTCATGACATGGAGCGGTAGCCGCTCAGATTTAATGACATTGGCACACGAGCTAGGCCATGCGTTCCACAACTGGGTGATGAAAGACATGCCGTTGTGTCAAACACGCTACCCGATGACGTTAGCAGAAACGGCTTCGATCTTTGCTGAAAACATCGTTCGTGACCACTTGTTAAAACAAGCCCAAACACGCAATGAGAAACTTGAAATGCTGTGGGAAGAGCTTTCTTCTTCTTTGGCATTAATGGTGAACATTCCCGTTCGCTTCGAATTTGAAAAAGCCTTCTACGAGCAGCGTGGAAAAGGCGAGCTAACGGCTCAGCAGCTGTGTGACTTGATGGAAACCACTTGGAAAGAGTGGTACGGCGATGCAATGACAGAAGCCGACCCATACTTCTGGGCGAGCAAACTGCACTTCAGCATCTCTCAAGTGAGCTTCTACAACTATCCATACCTGTTCGGTTACCTATTCAGTAAAGGTGTTTACGCTCAACGCGATGCAAAAGGCGAGCAATTTTACGGCGATTACGTGTCGTTGCTTCGTGATACGGGCAGCATGATGGCGGAAGAAGTCGTTCAAAAGCACTTAGGAATGGACCTGACTCAAGCGGATTTTTGGCAACAAAGCATCGACATGGTCAAAGTTCAAATCGATGAATTTGAAAGATTGCTCGATCAGGAAGATTAA
- the cobC gene encoding alpha-ribazole phosphatase family protein — MVNGTTKNIYLLRHGKVEGKAALNGLSDVLVNPEHQEQICEALATQDITFDSVVTSPLKRCADLANLYAERTSVPLSVVPGFQEMNFGEVDGVPFDELEDKWEMLETFWQDPANHQLTGAESLQGFHDRVTQAWSQLLNDSSDNILLVTHGGVIRILLAHCLDIDWKNPSLYSKLSIENASITHIQITQFAQSFISVKSIGLPVL; from the coding sequence ATGGTCAATGGAACAACCAAAAACATCTACCTGCTAAGACATGGCAAAGTCGAAGGAAAAGCTGCGCTCAATGGTTTATCTGATGTGCTGGTCAACCCTGAGCATCAAGAACAGATATGTGAGGCGCTTGCGACACAAGACATTACCTTCGATAGCGTGGTCACCTCGCCATTAAAACGATGCGCTGATCTAGCAAACTTGTATGCAGAGCGTACGTCAGTGCCTTTGTCTGTTGTGCCAGGCTTTCAGGAAATGAACTTCGGTGAAGTAGATGGTGTCCCATTTGATGAACTTGAAGACAAGTGGGAAATGCTAGAAACCTTTTGGCAAGATCCTGCTAATCATCAATTAACTGGTGCAGAAAGTTTACAGGGTTTCCACGACAGAGTAACTCAAGCTTGGTCGCAACTTTTGAATGATTCAAGTGACAATATATTGTTGGTTACTCATGGTGGTGTGATTCGCATACTGCTAGCGCACTGCCTTGATATTGATTGGAAAAACCCGAGTTTGTACTCGAAGTTATCGATAGAAAACGCATCGATAACGCATATTCAAATCACTCAGTTTGCGCAGAGCTTTATCAGCGTCAAATCGATAGGGCTACCTGTTCTCTGA
- the cobU gene encoding bifunctional adenosylcobinamide kinase/adenosylcobinamide-phosphate guanylyltransferase, with protein MTNTNQTFQANQINQASQRNSHLVLGGARSGKSSFAEQQALCALEACSNGRLNYIATATYLDDEMRERIAHHQQRRGEQWIEHEVPVELAEKLQSFEKEDVVLIDCLTLWLNNIIFELGDDATNEQVEAVVEVLVKSVEQSPAQIIMVSNEVGLGVVPLGKVSRLFVDNAGRMNQALARVVERVTLVAAGLPLHLKPSNHLLDTQG; from the coding sequence ATGACGAACACCAATCAAACTTTTCAAGCTAATCAAATTAATCAAGCAAGCCAGCGAAACAGCCATTTGGTATTGGGGGGGGCTCGTTCTGGTAAGTCGAGTTTTGCAGAGCAACAAGCATTATGTGCGCTTGAAGCATGTTCAAATGGACGCCTCAATTATATTGCGACAGCGACATATCTTGATGATGAAATGCGAGAACGAATCGCGCACCATCAACAACGTCGTGGCGAGCAATGGATTGAGCATGAAGTACCCGTCGAATTAGCCGAAAAATTGCAGTCTTTTGAGAAAGAAGATGTGGTATTGATTGATTGCCTAACCTTGTGGCTGAACAACATCATCTTTGAACTGGGTGATGACGCAACCAATGAACAGGTTGAAGCCGTGGTTGAAGTATTGGTCAAAAGCGTCGAGCAAAGTCCGGCGCAAATTATCATGGTCTCTAATGAAGTCGGTTTAGGTGTAGTGCCTTTGGGGAAAGTGTCGCGCTTGTTTGTGGACAATGCAGGACGAATGAACCAAGCGCTAGCTCGTGTCGTTGAGCGCGTCACGCTGGTTGCTGCCGGATTGCCGCTGCACTTAAAACCATCTAATCACTTGCTTGATACTCAAGGCTAG
- a CDS encoding adenosylcobinamide-GDP ribazoletransferase, with product MSDVPEGSLKDRVTYQWELFALAMGFFSRLPMPKNMPYSSERMNRSGRYFSTVGLLLGALCGGVFLLLDAVLPSAVAIFLMMSFSLMLTGAFHEDGLTDMADGIGGGMTLERRLTIMKDSRIGTYGASALVMALLGKWVLLNELVNMTALFMVIVTSYTFSRAIAASLIYDMPYVSDLDTSKSKPLANKQTKGELTFLLFVGVLPSLWFGLEFALVLSVVAYLFRTGFKKWLTARIGGFTGDCLGAAQQLMELLTYLVFITAFYNGFL from the coding sequence ATGAGTGATGTACCAGAAGGATCGTTGAAAGATCGAGTCACTTATCAGTGGGAGTTGTTTGCACTGGCGATGGGCTTCTTTTCTCGCTTGCCAATGCCGAAGAACATGCCCTATTCATCAGAGCGAATGAACCGTTCGGGTCGTTACTTTTCAACGGTTGGTTTGTTGCTAGGTGCTCTATGTGGCGGTGTGTTTTTGCTACTTGATGCGGTACTGCCGAGTGCAGTAGCGATTTTCTTGATGATGAGTTTTAGCCTGATGCTCACAGGTGCATTCCATGAAGATGGTTTGACTGATATGGCGGATGGCATTGGTGGCGGCATGACTCTAGAACGTCGTTTGACCATCATGAAAGACAGTCGTATTGGCACTTATGGCGCGTCTGCACTGGTTATGGCTTTGCTTGGCAAGTGGGTGTTGTTGAATGAGCTGGTCAACATGACGGCTCTGTTTATGGTTATCGTGACCAGTTATACTTTTAGCCGCGCGATTGCTGCATCGCTAATTTACGACATGCCTTATGTCAGCGATTTAGATACCAGTAAAAGTAAACCATTGGCCAACAAGCAAACCAAAGGTGAACTTACCTTCTTATTGTTTGTAGGCGTTCTGCCTAGCCTGTGGTTTGGTCTTGAATTCGCTTTGGTTTTATCTGTCGTTGCCTATCTGTTCAGAACAGGTTTCAAAAAGTGGTTAACGGCTCGAATTGGTGGCTTTACTGGCGACTGCTTGGGGGCTGCTCAACAGTTAATGGAGTTGCTGACTTACCTTGTATTCATTACTGCATTTTACAATGGCTTTCTATAA
- the cobT gene encoding nicotinate-nucleotide--dimethylbenzimidazole phosphoribosyltransferase, which yields MLDTQYSQYIQHRIDQKTKPLGALGLLEKVAHQLALIQSQGKKAAVEHIELNKPSIIIFAGDHGIADEGVSIAPSAVTQQMVLNFLSGGAAINCFCAVNNIDITVVDTGILLPVESDSDMLISQRLGTRTNNFANEAGMSLETVERGIELGTELVSRTISNGTNIIMFGEMGIGNTSSASAILNALANRAAAECVGLGTGINNEQLARKVAVVEQGVARCKGLDANEVKDIKEVLAQVGGYEIVQMVGGFLGAYQNRTPVLVDGFIVSVAAYVATLIEPNCRDYMIFAHRSEESGHKILLELLDAEPLLDLGLRLGEGTGAALAMPIIRAAAEFYNNMASFESAGVTV from the coding sequence ATGTTAGATACCCAATACTCGCAGTACATCCAACACCGAATTGACCAAAAAACCAAGCCACTCGGTGCCCTTGGTTTACTCGAAAAAGTCGCACATCAACTGGCATTGATTCAGAGCCAAGGCAAAAAAGCTGCGGTCGAACACATTGAATTGAACAAGCCAAGTATCATCATTTTTGCTGGCGACCATGGCATTGCTGACGAAGGCGTGAGTATTGCTCCAAGCGCGGTAACACAACAGATGGTGTTGAACTTCTTAAGCGGTGGCGCGGCGATCAATTGCTTCTGTGCGGTGAATAATATCGATATCACGGTAGTCGACACGGGGATATTGTTGCCTGTGGAATCTGACAGTGACATGTTGATCTCTCAGCGTTTGGGTACGCGAACCAATAACTTTGCCAATGAAGCGGGAATGAGTTTAGAAACGGTGGAACGCGGGATTGAACTGGGTACAGAGCTTGTATCTAGAACCATTTCGAATGGCACGAATATCATAATGTTTGGTGAAATGGGTATCGGAAATACCAGCAGCGCATCAGCGATCTTAAATGCATTAGCGAATCGTGCTGCAGCGGAGTGTGTTGGCCTAGGCACTGGCATCAACAATGAACAGCTTGCACGTAAAGTGGCTGTGGTTGAGCAAGGTGTCGCGCGTTGCAAAGGTTTAGATGCGAATGAAGTTAAAGATATTAAAGAGGTACTCGCACAAGTCGGTGGCTATGAAATCGTTCAAATGGTGGGGGGCTTCCTTGGCGCTTACCAAAACAGAACACCAGTGTTGGTCGATGGCTTTATCGTATCGGTTGCGGCGTATGTCGCGACTTTAATTGAACCAAACTGCCGAGACTATATGATCTTCGCACATCGCTCTGAAGAGTCAGGACACAAAATTCTGTTAGAGCTGCTCGACGCTGAGCCACTGCTCGATCTTGGATTGAGATTAGGCGAGGGTACAGGTGCTGCGCTAGCTATGCCAATTATTCGTGCGGCAGCCGAATTTTATAACAACATGGCGAGCTTCGAAAGTGCTGGAGTCACGGTTTAA
- a CDS encoding flavin reductase family protein, with translation MNLKLDTLAPTQIYHLMTQTVVPRPIAWALTESSEQEYNLAPFSYFTPVSSNPPLLMLSVGKKPSSEIKDTTRNALETGKLVIHIASSSSAETMTATAATLEHGDSEVTANNIELVEFEGFSLPRVKECAVAFGCTLYEVKEVGEVPQSLIFAQVETVYISEDVIDKESERLKVDALALDPLSRLGGGEYATLSNVFSVARPK, from the coding sequence ATGAACCTCAAGCTTGATACTCTTGCTCCTACTCAGATTTATCACCTGATGACACAAACCGTTGTTCCTCGCCCGATTGCGTGGGCATTAACGGAATCTTCTGAACAAGAGTACAACCTAGCGCCTTTCTCTTATTTCACGCCTGTTTCCAGCAATCCGCCGCTACTGATGTTATCGGTTGGGAAGAAGCCGTCCAGCGAAATCAAAGATACCACTCGTAATGCCTTAGAAACGGGTAAGCTAGTGATTCACATTGCTTCTTCAAGTTCTGCAGAAACCATGACAGCGACAGCAGCTACCCTTGAGCATGGTGATTCGGAAGTCACCGCGAATAACATTGAGCTAGTTGAATTTGAAGGATTTTCTTTACCGAGAGTGAAAGAGTGCGCGGTCGCTTTTGGCTGCACCTTGTACGAAGTAAAAGAGGTTGGAGAGGTGCCACAAAGCCTCATCTTTGCTCAAGTCGAAACCGTGTACATTTCCGAAGACGTGATCGACAAAGAGAGTGAACGTCTTAAGGTTGATGCGTTGGCCTTGGACCCACTGTCTCGACTTGGTGGCGGTGAATACGCGACGCTTTCCAATGTGTTCTCTGTCGCACGCCCTAAGTAA